In the genome of Dyadobacter fermentans DSM 18053, the window GTCGTTCAGGTTGTTGGTGCTCACAGCAATATCGAATGCCTTTTTGCGCGTGGCGTACGTGTCTGCCAGCGTGCCCGCATCTAGCGATTCCAGGTACACGTTTTTGTCGATCAGGATGTTCAGCTCGCGGAAAACATTGAGCGTATTCGTGTCGGACGCAGGAATGTATTCCGATTCCCAGTTCAGCGGGAGCGTCAGCTTGGTGACCTTGTTCCTGATGTCCCTGAATTTGATAAACCGCGGCAAGTTCACCCGGATGTAAGGATAATAGGCAGCGCCAAATTGCACATTCGCCATGCCGATGGCCGTTTTGAATGCCGTGATCTCCGCCGGATCGTATTTCAGTGGATCGGCCATTTTTACGTCGGCAATCAAAAACCGGTCTTTAAACTGCTCGCATTGCACCAGGGCGGTGCTGTGCAGCGAACCGAGGTCGGTGGCGCTGAGCAGAACGCCGTCGGGAATGACGATGAGCGTGGGTTCGTCTTCCGCTTTGAGCACTTCCAGCGCGGCTTCCGCATCCGCTTTAAATGCGGCTGCGAAGCCGCCAGCGGTAATGTCGGGGTATTTGCCCAGACTTACGATGAAACATTTGCCGCCGCCATTCCGGAAGTACATTCTCAGACTGTCGTACAACAGCAGGCCGGTATTGATTTGTGCAGTTTTGATGGAATTGTCTACGTCCAGATCCACCGCTATGCCGACGAGCGGGGGCGCATCGCCAAACTTTTCGACGTAATCTACCAGTGATTCTATCAGTACGGGCTTCTGTTTGTAAGAAACTCCCTTAAAAACGTCGTTTTGAGTATAGCCAATGAATGCGGGAATTGCCGTTTCAACGGCGGCAATAGACGGCGGAAACTTCGGGACCTCGTCTATGTAAACGCCGGGTGTCCGCAGGTTTGATAAATTGAGCATAGCTATTGTCTATTTATAATTGAGAATGGCATTAATACGGGTGGTTAATCCTAATATCAAATGTTTTTTGTTGTACCTGTTTACTGGCATTTAAAACCCTGAAACTCGCAGGTGTTTGATTATTCACACTTATTTCAATCCGGCCAAAAGCTGCTGGAAATAACGACAATTCAGAAAAATTAAGAATTTCAAAAGAGCTGGAATTGTTGACCAATGAAGGCCGTTTATTAAGATTACTTGCATTTGCAAATTGAATGGTTTTATCAATTTGTTTCCAAAAATTAGCATTGGAAACAGGCTTATTACTATTACCAAGTTTATCCAAAGCCAGATAATGATTTCCTCCATCTTCCACGATCTCTCCGCCGGTGTATTTCTTTGCATTGTCGTAAGCAGGCGGAAGCTGGCAAAGGGATGCATTTGCATTTCCTTTTAATGCTGAAACTTCATTGCTAAATAAATAGTAACCTGCCTGGTTATCATCCATTCTCAGAATTGGAAGCGCTGAAAACGCAGAACTTTCACCGGAAAATGATAAATCAAACTTATAAATCGTTTGATCAATATTTTTCTCCGGTTTCTTATTGATTACTTTTACAAAAACTGCGAATCCGTCCGGCAATAATTTAAATATTAGTCCTTTACTTGCTAATAGCCGGGCGGTACTTGCACTGGGTACAACCGAAAGCCAATCGCTGACTTTGTATTTTTCCATTTGCGTATTCTTCTTTGAAGCGGGCAGGGAATCGAACGGATCAAACGTGACATTTCCGGCATTGCTTTTACCAATGTCCAGATAGTGATAATGCAGGATTCTCACCCTGAAAAGCACATCATATTTTGAACTGTTTGATTCCATTTTATTGAAAATAAGATACTTAATGATGATAGCGAAGTTCTCCTGTGACACTTCTGCGCAGAAGTGCCCGGTTAAAATCTCCCGATCTATGATGCCTTAGTTAGTGGGGTTGATGTACAGAAAATTGTGCTGGATGTCCTGAATAACACCGCCGCCTTCCGTCTTGCCGTCGTGTTTAAGTTCCACCATCCGAAGCATGTACAGCACCGAAGGATATTGTTTTCCGCCAAGCGTTCCCCACAAGTGGTTGAGCTCTTCGAAACTCGGGGAATATAAATCCATGATCAGTTTGAATTCGCTCATTCGGTCATATTCCGTCAGCGTTGCATCGAAAATCTCGGTGGTATTCAGGTTGGTGAAAATGTTTTTGAATTGAAAATACCGGATAATACGCGATAAGTATTTCAAAGCCTTGCCGTAATCATTAGCAGTGGCCGAGAAAAGCAGGAACAGGTTGGCGTTGATAGGCGGGTTAAAATATTCTGTCCGAAGTGTGGCATCATTGGCCCTTGAAAACGGCAGGTTTTTCAGTGTTTTTTCTTCTCTGAAATTAACTAATGTAACGATTACTTTATCACGGATCGCATTGTTATTCACGCCCGTCGGCGACTCGAACAACGCAATGTTCCCAAGCTTCACTTCATCATCCGGATGATTCGTACCGTCCACCGTGTTGAGGTGGTTATTCAATTCGTTGGTAATGATGGTCAGCGCGTGAAGTAGCATAACAGTTAATTTCTAATTTAGTAACTACCTGTCTAAAACTCGTATCCGCTCCCGAATGGGAAAAAGATAAATTTGTAAATGTTAAGTGATATAAATATATGCGGTTATGTGCTATCATCATAGATCTTTCTGCCGAAGTTATTTAGCGGTTATGGGCTACATTCCTGGTCCGTGGAGGCGGATTAACAGATCGACGGACCACCAGCGACAGCCTCCGTGGCATGTCCGGCGTCCGCTCGTTCCGAAGCCGGACGGCCGCCGAAGCGCAGGCCCGGCGAAACGAATTTGTAGGCTGCCGGGCTAGTAGAATTCCCCGGGAGGACGGTTTTAATCGAACATTCCGACCCGGAGATCCCGGCCGGACGAGTAACCCGCTGCGCCCGTGAACCCAAACGACACCGACATCTGGAAGGCATTTCGTAATGGCGATGAAGCTGCCTTCGAGCAGTTGCTCGTGCGTTATTACCGCGCCATGTTCGATTACGGCCTGCGTTTCCAGCCCGACGAGGAGCAGCTTCGCGACGATCTGCACGATCTCATGATTACGCTTTGGGAGCGAAGGGCGCATTTGAACGAAACAAGCAATCTTAAGTTCTATCTTTTCAAGGCGCTGCGCAACCAGATTCTCAAGGGAAAGCGCAGTCAGCGGCTTTTCGTGGATCACGAAGGCGTGGCCGAAGCCGAGCTGCATTCACCGGAAAGCCCGCTGCCCGATTTTGCGGAGGTGGAGGCCACGCAACGCCAAACCGCACAGATTCAGCAGGTTATTGCAAAACTTTCGCGGCGCCAGCAGGAAATCCTGCATTTGAAATTCTTCGAAGAGCTTTCCAATGAGCAAATCGCCGAGCTGCTGCAAATTTCACGAGCGGCCACGGCCAACCTGCTCTACACCGCCCTGCGCTCTTTCAAGGACATCTGGCGACGTAAGGCGCTGCTCGCCATTTCAATCCTATTGTGCTCATAATGAGCAGTAAATACAGGTTTTGAAAAATAATGCAAATTTTTTCATGATCTCCGCGCGGTTTTTCCACCTTATAGGAAAACTCGGCTGGAATATCTGTAATGGAAAAATATGCGACCTACACCCTGGAAGACTTTATGCTGGATGATGCATTCAGAAAATGGGTGAATGCAGGCGGCGTGCTGCGTGGGAGTGTGTGGGAACAAGTCGTTCACCTGTATCCCGAAAAAATAGAACTGATCGACGAGGCGGCCCTGCTGTTGCGGCAGCTCAAAAACCAGCCAACCGCCATTTCCGATGAGCAGGTTGTGCGCGACATCCGCGCCATCATGCATCGCGTCGAAGGCAAGGAAACGGTTGTGCGGCCGATGTGGCGGCGATGGACGGGTTACGCGGCGGCGGCTGTGCTGCTCGCCGGGCTCGGAACGTATCTGCTCACGGGCCAGACCGGTCGTGTGGGGGAAGAGATTTCGTATTTCAATGATAGTCAGGATTTAAAATACGTCAACTCGGGGCGGGATCAGAAAGAAGTAACGCTGCCCGATGGGAGTATGGTGCGGCTTTTACCGGGAAGTGAGGTCATTTACCGGTCACAACCGGCGGGGCGGGATGTGCAACTGGCCGGCGAAGCTTTTTTCCAGGTAAAGAGGGATACGCTGAGGCCATTCTCGGTATTTTCCGGCGGGCTTACCACGCGGGTTCTGGGAACGAGTTTCACGATCAAACCGGAAGGAAAAGACGTTTCGGTCACCGTCGCAACGGGTAAAGTGTCGGTTTCCAAAGCAGGAGAGGAGTCGTCGCCCTTGGTGCTGACGCCCAATCAGCGGGCCGTTTACCACAACGCCGACAAAAAGATTGTCAAAACCCTTGCCGAGGCACCGGTGGTCGTGAACAGGGAGCAGCTGCAAACCCGGCTCGTTTTTGATGAAGAACCGGCCGGTAACATTTTCCGCGCCTTGCAGAAAGCCTACAATATCCCGATCAGCTTCGATGAAGCCGCGCTGCGGAACTGCCAGGTCACGCTTCCATTCCGGGAAGAGCCGTTTTTTCAAAAACTGGATGTGCTATGCCGGACGATCGGGGCGAAGTATACCGTCGCAGGCGACGGCGTCAGGATCGAAAGTAACGGATGTGAATAATGCAATGCCCTCAAATACCAACACTTATCCCCTTTGCCTATGACAACATTGTAAACCCTTCTTTAATAAAAAATCCGGTGACGGTGGAGCGTCACCGGGTTGATTATCCCGCCATCGCGTTGCAGGCGAAACGGGATAGGTATGTTCCCTTTTCAAGAAACCCAAACAAAGTATGAAAAAAACAGATACCAATTATCATTACATTCATATACTAATGAAAGTAAGCCTTCCGGTAGTGTTGCTCTTCCTGGTTACGTGCATGAGTTACGCGCGTACGGGCTCCGCGCAGGAGTTGTTGACCCAAAAAGTGTCTTTTACCGCAGAAAACGAACCTTTGAAAAGCGTGATCGCACGTCTGGAAAAGATTTCCAACGCACGGTTCACCTACACCGCGTCGCTCGTGCGCAACAAGCGCGTGAGTGTGAAAAGCAGCGGTACCACCCTCGAAAACCTGCTGAACCAAATTTTCGAACCACTGCGTATATCATATAGCGTTTCCGGTGAATTCATCATCCTGGAAAAACTCGGCGCGGCTCCAACGGGCATGGAAGCGCCCCGGCCGCCTGCATTTCCGCAGGTAACCTCGCCGGCCGAAGCGCGAATAACGGGAAAAGTGACCGACGAGAAAGGCGAGGCATTGCCGGGCGTAAGCATTCTGATCAAAGGCACGCAGCAGGGCACCGCTACCCAGGCCGACGGGACTTACAGCCTTACCGTGCCTGATGAAAATGCAGTGCTGGTATTCTCCTACGTCGGTTTTCTGAGCCGCGAGGTCACCGTCGGGAGCGGATCGGTGCTGAATGTAACGCTGGCCGCCGACCAGAAAGCCCTGGACGAAGTGGTAGTGGTGGGTTATGGCGAACAATCCCGGAAAAAGCTCTCGACGGCCATCAGCAAAGTTTCCGCGAAGGAAATCAACCAGCTGCCGGTAGCCATGCCGGGCGATGCGCTGGCAGGTTTGGCGGCGGGCGTGCAGGTACAGGCAGGCGCGGGCGACGTTCCGGGCGCGGCACCCACGATACGGATCAGGGGCATCGGCTCGCTGGGCGCGTCGAGTCAGCCGTTGTATGTGATCGACGGCTATCCTTTGAATGCAGCCGAGTTTTCGAGGATCAATGTTTCGGATATCGAATCCATTGAAATACTTAAAGACGCGGCCTCCGCAGCCATTTACGGCTCCCGCGCGGCGAATGGGGTAGTGCTCGTGACGACCAAGCGCGGCAAAGATGGCAAGATCGATTTCAACTTCAACGCCTACACCGGCGTGCAGAACGTGGCACAGCGGATTGACGTGATGGACCGCGACGAATACCTGCAATATGCCAAGGATGCCCGCAATGCGGCCAAGCTGCCTTACCCCGACGCGTACAACTCGCCCGAACAACTCGCCAATACCGATTGGCAGGACGAGATTTTTCGCACGGCACCTATGTCCAAATGGGAGCTCAGCGTAAGAGGCGGCACTGATAAAGTACGTTTTTCGGTTTCAGGGAGCTATCTCACCCAAAAAGGCACCATGCGCGGCACCGACTACAAACTGATGACGCTGCGCGCGAACGTGGATGCCAACCTGAGCAAGTCGCTCAGCATCGGGGCCGATTTCGCGCCTACCTACTCCGTGCAGAACAACATGCCCACGCCGCGAGAGCCCGGGACCTGGGGATATAGCCCCATTTACGCGGCTATGCTCATGCCGCCCGTCGTGAGCGCCCGTCTTCCCAATGGCGATTACGGACAAAACAATGTGCTGCCGCACACGCAGTACGGATTTTCGGAAGTGGGCGTGTACAACCCGCTGTCGGTGCTGGAACAATATCAAATGCGCGACAGCCGGTTTGCCGTGCAAAACAACCTGTACGTGCAATGGGAAATCATGAAAGGGCTAAAATTCCGCAGCCAGGGCGGTGCATTGCTCGCCAATGCGGGTAACGAAACGTACCTGCCTTCGACGCTCGCTAATCCGGTAGCGCCTTTTGCCAACAATTCCAATCCGCTCCTGGCCGGGATCGCCGCCAGTTCCACCAACGGACGGGCCATCGACTGGGTTTGGGAAAATAACCTCACCTACGCCAACCGCTTCGGAACAGACCATAATGTGAATGCAATGCTCCTGTATTCCATGCAGAAATACACGACATCGACCACCGGCACCAGCGGCCGGGTAGGGACGTTCACCAACGACCTCGTGCGTAACCCGACGGCCTCGTCCAACCAGGCGGGCACGATCACCTACGGCGCCAATTCATTTTTGTCCTACGCTTTCAGGCTGAATTACGATTACAAAGACAAATACCTGTTTTCCGGCTCGGTGCGGACGGACGGATCTTCACGCTTCGGGCCCGACAACCGGTTTGGGGTATTCCAATCCTACTCCGTGGGCTGGCGGCTGTCGCAGGAGGAATTCATGCAGTCGCAAACCTTGTTTGATGAGTTGAAACTGCGTGTCAGCTACGGCGAAACGGGTAATGCGAACATCGGGGACTTTACCTGGATGAGCGGGATGACGCCCACCCATTACAGCTTCGGCGGACAGCGCATGGCGGGCGCAAGCCCACTCGGCTTCCTGAACCGCAACCTTACCTGGGAGAAAAACAAGCAAACCGACCTCGGCCTCGACGCATCGTTTTTGAATAACCGCATTCACCTCACGCTGGACTTGTACCGCAAAAACACCAAGGGAATGCTGTTTTCGAAAGAGCTGCCGGCACTCGTGGGGTACGCGACCTCGTTCCAGACCAATATCGGCGAAATTCAGAACAAGGGTTTGGAAATTGACCTGAACACGGAAAATCTGACCGGAAAGCTGAAATGGAACACCGGTTTCAACCTCAGCTTCAACACCACCAAAGTGCTGGACCTGGGCGGACGTTCTTCGCTGAACACCTACGTGGGCACGCCGGGCTGGCCGAATGTGTACAAAATCGAGGTTGGCCAGCCGCTTGGGCGCTTTTATGGCTTCCAGATCGACGGCGTGATCAAAAACGAGGCACAGCTCAACGGGCAGGCACAGTGGCCGGGCTCCGGCGTGGGCGACTACCAGATCAGGGATGTGAACGGCGACGGGCAGATCAACGAGGACGATCGCATGTACCTCGGGAATGGGTTGCCAAGAGTGATTTTCGGGTTGACCAACAACGTTTCGTACCGCAATTTCGACCTGAGCGTGATCGTGCAAGGGACAGCCGGTAACAGCATCATCAACGGCGCCAGCAGGCACACCGAGCTGTGGGCGGGGCGTTTCAACACGGTGAAGGAAATGGTAGGCAACTATTTCGATCCCGCTAATCCCGACCGCGACGTGAAATATGCCCGGGTAGGGCCGCGTGCAGGGTTTTCGGCAGCGGGTAACCTGCATTCGCATGCAGTTTACAACGGGTCTTTCGTGCGGGTGAGGAACGTAACGCTCGGCTACACGCTTCCGGCATCGCTGCAACGCAAGCTGTCCCTGAATGCGACACGCGTGTATTTGACGGGACAAAACCTGTTCACATTCACGAAATATCCCGGTTTTAACCCCGAACCGAGCCAGTTTGGCGACACTGCCTACCAGCCCGGCTCCGACCAGGCGACCTATCCGATCAACCGCAGTGTGATGGTGGGTTTAAATATTTCCTTCTAACCCTGATTTAGATATAACATGATGAATATTAGAAAAATAGCTTTGGGGGCCGGACTAATGTTGTCGCTGTTTTCCTGCTCCGACTTTATCGATATCGAATCGCCCACGGTGGTCAGGCAGGATTTGTATTTCAAAAGTCAGGCCGATTTTACAGCCGCGGTGAATGGCGCTTACAATGGACTGAGGGGCTACTACACCAGCTTTTACCAGGTTGCCGAAATCCCTTCCGACAATGCGCAGGCCAACGG includes:
- a CDS encoding DUF4255 domain-containing protein; the protein is MLLHALTIITNELNNHLNTVDGTNHPDDEVKLGNIALFESPTGVNNNAIRDKVIVTLVNFREEKTLKNLPFSRANDATLRTEYFNPPINANLFLLFSATANDYGKALKYLSRIIRYFQFKNIFTNLNTTEIFDATLTEYDRMSEFKLIMDLYSPSFEELNHLWGTLGGKQYPSVLYMLRMVELKHDGKTEGGGVIQDIQHNFLYINPTN
- a CDS encoding RNA polymerase sigma factor encodes the protein MNPNDTDIWKAFRNGDEAAFEQLLVRYYRAMFDYGLRFQPDEEQLRDDLHDLMITLWERRAHLNETSNLKFYLFKALRNQILKGKRSQRLFVDHEGVAEAELHSPESPLPDFAEVEATQRQTAQIQQVIAKLSRRQQEILHLKFFEELSNEQIAELLQISRAATANLLYTALRSFKDIWRRKALLAISILLCS
- a CDS encoding FecR family protein, which produces MEKYATYTLEDFMLDDAFRKWVNAGGVLRGSVWEQVVHLYPEKIELIDEAALLLRQLKNQPTAISDEQVVRDIRAIMHRVEGKETVVRPMWRRWTGYAAAAVLLAGLGTYLLTGQTGRVGEEISYFNDSQDLKYVNSGRDQKEVTLPDGSMVRLLPGSEVIYRSQPAGRDVQLAGEAFFQVKRDTLRPFSVFSGGLTTRVLGTSFTIKPEGKDVSVTVATGKVSVSKAGEESSPLVLTPNQRAVYHNADKKIVKTLAEAPVVVNREQLQTRLVFDEEPAGNIFRALQKAYNIPISFDEAALRNCQVTLPFREEPFFQKLDVLCRTIGAKYTVAGDGVRIESNGCE
- a CDS encoding SusC/RagA family TonB-linked outer membrane protein, whose protein sequence is MKKTDTNYHYIHILMKVSLPVVLLFLVTCMSYARTGSAQELLTQKVSFTAENEPLKSVIARLEKISNARFTYTASLVRNKRVSVKSSGTTLENLLNQIFEPLRISYSVSGEFIILEKLGAAPTGMEAPRPPAFPQVTSPAEARITGKVTDEKGEALPGVSILIKGTQQGTATQADGTYSLTVPDENAVLVFSYVGFLSREVTVGSGSVLNVTLAADQKALDEVVVVGYGEQSRKKLSTAISKVSAKEINQLPVAMPGDALAGLAAGVQVQAGAGDVPGAAPTIRIRGIGSLGASSQPLYVIDGYPLNAAEFSRINVSDIESIEILKDAASAAIYGSRAANGVVLVTTKRGKDGKIDFNFNAYTGVQNVAQRIDVMDRDEYLQYAKDARNAAKLPYPDAYNSPEQLANTDWQDEIFRTAPMSKWELSVRGGTDKVRFSVSGSYLTQKGTMRGTDYKLMTLRANVDANLSKSLSIGADFAPTYSVQNNMPTPREPGTWGYSPIYAAMLMPPVVSARLPNGDYGQNNVLPHTQYGFSEVGVYNPLSVLEQYQMRDSRFAVQNNLYVQWEIMKGLKFRSQGGALLANAGNETYLPSTLANPVAPFANNSNPLLAGIAASSTNGRAIDWVWENNLTYANRFGTDHNVNAMLLYSMQKYTTSTTGTSGRVGTFTNDLVRNPTASSNQAGTITYGANSFLSYAFRLNYDYKDKYLFSGSVRTDGSSRFGPDNRFGVFQSYSVGWRLSQEEFMQSQTLFDELKLRVSYGETGNANIGDFTWMSGMTPTHYSFGGQRMAGASPLGFLNRNLTWEKNKQTDLGLDASFLNNRIHLTLDLYRKNTKGMLFSKELPALVGYATSFQTNIGEIQNKGLEIDLNTENLTGKLKWNTGFNLSFNTTKVLDLGGRSSLNTYVGTPGWPNVYKIEVGQPLGRFYGFQIDGVIKNEAQLNGQAQWPGSGVGDYQIRDVNGDGQINEDDRMYLGNGLPRVIFGLTNNVSYRNFDLSVIVQGTAGNSIINGASRHTELWAGRFNTVKEMVGNYFDPANPDRDVKYARVGPRAGFSAAGNLHSHAVYNGSFVRVRNVTLGYTLPASLQRKLSLNATRVYLTGQNLFTFTKYPGFNPEPSQFGDTAYQPGSDQATYPINRSVMVGLNISF